The Procambarus clarkii isolate CNS0578487 chromosome 91, FALCON_Pclarkii_2.0, whole genome shotgun sequence genome includes a region encoding these proteins:
- the LOC123773850 gene encoding uncharacterized protein, with translation MRMFLAFPVWWATVVVAAGAGAQPDAGYGLPPSYSYGKQPANVPDPHFQKVYELIYPYYQRPRYRYPFYDHQGNGELLYGYGGARLFKYTVFKPVEGYLRR, from the exons GTGTGGTGGGCGACAGTTGTGGTGGCTGCGGGTGCGGGTGCCCAACCCGACGCAGGCTACGGCCTCCCGCCAAGTTACTCCTACGGCAAGCAACCCGCCAACGTACCCGACCCACACTTCCAAAAAGTCTACGAGCTTATCTACCCATACTACCAGAG GCCGCGGTACCGCTACCCGTTCTACGACCACCAGGGCAACGGGGAGCTGCTCTACGGTTATGGCGGCGCGCGGCTCTTCAAGTACACTGTCTTCAAGCCCGTCGAGGGGTACCTCCGGCGGTAG